AGGCGGCGTGCCGGGCCATCAGCTCGCGGGAGCGGGCCCAGATCATCTCCAGCACCTCGCGCGGCTGGAGGCCGGAGGCGGAGCGGGTGGCGACACCGGTGGCGATACGGCGCTTGAGACCGGCCACCCGGACCATGAAGAACTCGTCCAGGTTGCTGGCGAAGATCGCGAGGAAGTTGGCCCGTTCGAGCAGTGGGGTGTTCGGATCCTCGGCGAGTTCGAGGACGCGCTCGTTGAACGCGAGCCAGCTGCGTTCCCGGTCGAGGAAACGACCCTGCGGCAGCTGGGCGCCGTCGTAGGGCGCCTCTTCATACGCGTCGAGGTCGGCGTCGATGTCGGGTTCCAGGTCGGAGACCGCGGCCGCGATGGTGTGCGGGCGGTGCGCGGCTATGGAGCCCACGGAGGGCTGCGCGTGCTGGACCTGTGCTGCCTGGGTGTTGGGCTGGCTCATGGACCCATTCTTCCGCGCCACGGGCGATACGGGCGCGTCGGACAGCGCGGGCGGGAGCGCGGCGGCGAGGCGGAGGTCCCCGTTCCCCGCGGACCCCCCGGGGGGCGGCGAAGGCTCTGGCACGGCGGGCGTCATTCGCCGAGCGTCGCAAGCCCGTCTGAACCAATGGTTACGGAGACATGGCGTGTGGGATATCGCGGGACGGCTCCCGGGCATCCACGGCTCCGGCCGGGCGGCCGGGGACATGCCCGGGCCGCACGTCCCCCACCCCCGTGGGAGGACGTGCGGCCCGGAAGCCGTGCCCGGATGTCAGGCGGTACGGCGGCGCAGCAGAAGGAAGGCGGCGGCGGTCGCGGCGACGGCGACGGCGAGGAGGATGCCGGTCTCGATGAGCTGGAGGGGCCAGAAGTGGGAGGCGGGGTGGTACTCGGCGTAGAAGGCGACCGCGTGGTGGTCGGCCATGCACCGGGCGAAGTCGTCGCCGCAGTTCGGGTAGGGGATGTGGGCGCCGGTGGAGGTCAGCATGCCCTGGTCGCCGTAGAGCACGTCGCCGCTCATGGGCGGCCACTCGGCATCCAGGGGCGCGGTGGCGTTCTTCCACGGCCACAGGTCGGGGGTCACCAGGGCGGCGAGGTGGACGACGCCCCAGGTGACGGCGGTGCCGACGGCCAGCGCGGGCAGGGTGCGGCGCAGCAGCAGGCCGGACAGGGCGCCCAGGGCGAGGCCGCACAGGGGCAGGGCGAGGGCGACGGTGCCGTTGGCGACGAAGGTCTCGGAGTCCATCCACTGGAGGAACACCGGGAACGGGTTCGCCTCGTAGACCAGGCGGTGCAGCAGCACCAGCACGGTCGTGCCGGCGGTGAGCAGGGCGGCCGGCACGGTCAGCTTGGTGACCAGCCAGCGGGCCGGGGTCACGGACTGCGTCCAGGCCAGCCGCGCGGTGCCGTTCTCCATCTCGCGGCCGATGAGGGCGGCTCCCGCCCAGGCGGCGACGGGGAGACACAGCCAGGCGAGGGCCATCTCGGGCAGTCGTACGGCCCGGTAGTAGCCGTTGACCGTGGTGTCCCACATGCAGGCGTCGATGTCGTCGGGGCACTGGCGTCGCCAGTTGGCCCAGGCGTCGGTCACGGCGGGGCCGTACGCCCACAGCAGGCAGCCCGCGGCGGCGGCCACGACGAGCAGCCAGACGATCAGCGCGCCGCGGTGCAGGCGCAGCACGGTCCGGCCGGTGGCGGCGGGGCGCGCGGGTCTCGCCCGGGCGGTCTCCGGGGCGGTGAGGGTCATACGGGGGCTCCTGGCGGGGACGGGTGCGGGGCGTGCGGGCGGGGACGGTGCGGTGTCTTTTCAGAAGGAGCGTGAGGGCGGTGCGGTCGTGGTGCCGGCGGTGCTCATGGGGTGCGTGGGGGCGGTGCGGTCGTGGTGCCGGCGGTGTTCATGAGGTGCGCTTGCGCGTGCCGGTCTCGCGGTGCAGCAGCCGGAAGGCCAGCAGGGTCAGCAGGGCGGTGAGGGCGAGGACCAGCCCGGTCGCGATCAGTTGCATCGGCCAGTAGTGGGAGGCCGGGTGGTAGTCGCGGTACCAGCCGACTGCGTCGAACTTGTCGTAGAACGCGAGGCAGGCGTCGTTCTCGGAGTTGGCGCAGGTCGCATTGGAGATGTGCGCTCCGGTGGCGGTGACGATGCCTTCGTCGACGCCGAGGCCGCCGCCGGTCGGGACGAAACGCTTCAGACCGACCACGCTGGTGGACGTGGTCCACAGGTGGGGCATGACCAGCTGGACGGCGTACCAGAGCAGGCCGGTGAAGCCGAGGCCCGCGACCAGGGCCGGCAGGGAACCGCGCCGGAGCAGGCCCGCGAGGGCGCCGCCGACGAGGCCGGCCAGGGCGAGGGCGACCACGACCGGGCCGTTGGCGTAGAAGGTCGGCAGGTCGTACCAGCTCTTGAGGCTGCCGATCCGGCCCTTGCCCGCCGACCACGCCAGGTGGTGCAGCAGGACCAGCAGGCCGGTGCCCGCGGTGACCACGGCCGCCGGAAGCGCCAGCCGGGAGGCGAACCAGCGGAGCGGGGAGGTGCTCTGCGTCCACGCCAGCCGGGCGGTGCCCGTCTCCACCTCGCGGCCGGTGAGGGCGGCGCCCGCCCAGGCGGCGACCAGGAAGGGGGCGGCGAGGACGGCGTAGGTCGTATAGCCGTAGATGTCCTTGTAGTGGATGATCGCGGCCTGGTCGTACGCGCACGTCGCTTGCTGGCAGGCGTCGTACGCCCGCCAGGCCGCCGCGGACGCGTTCGCGAGCGGGCCGCGCAGCCACAGCAGAACACCGGAGACGGCGACGACCACGGCCGTCCACAGGAGGAGGGCCGGGCGGTGCAGGCGGATCAGCCAGCGGGTGAGGTGCGGGGAGCCGGCCGTGGGCGGGGTGAGGACGGTCACGCGACGGACTCCTCACGGCACTTCACCGCGGTGGCCGGCGTCGGCGCCCCGGGGTTGCGCAGATAGGACAGGACCAGCTCCTCCAGGGTGGGCGTGCCGGTGCGCCAGTCGGTGGGGAGCGGCGCGGCCGGGCGGATCAGGGCGGTGAGCTGGCGGCCCGTGGTGCGGGACTCGACGACGGTGTGCGGGGCGAGGTCGGTGTCGGCGGTGGTCGACACGCGCGCGTGGGTCTCCAGCAGTGCGTCGATCTCCCCGGCGAGCCGGACCCGGCCGCCGCCGATGAGCAGGAGGTGGTCGCAGGAGTCCTCCAGCTCGGCCACCACGTGCGAGGACATGACGATCGTGGTGCCGTGCTGGGCCGCCTGGGACATCAGGACGCCCATCAGCTCGTGCCGGGCCAGTGGGTCGAGGTCGGCCATGGGCTCGTCCAGGAGCAGCAGTTCGGGCCGTTTGCCGAGGGCGAGGGCGAGGGCGACGCGGGTGCGCTGGCCGCCGGACAGGGAGCGGACGCGGGCCTTCGGGTCGAGGTCGCCGCCGGCCACGATGGCCTCGGCGGCGCGCGTGTCCCAGCGCCCGGGGTTGAGGTCGGCGCCCATGCGGAGCGTCTCGGCGACGGTGAGCTGCGGGTAGAGCGGCTTGTCCTGGGCGACGAAGCCCACGCGTGCGCGTGCCTCGCCCACGGGGCCGCCGAGGACGGCGAGGCGGCCCTCGGTCGGCGCCATGAGGCCGGCCGCGAGGGCGAGCAGGGTGGACTTGCCCGCCCCGTTGGGGCCGACGACGGCGCAGACGCGGCCGGCGGGGAGCGTGAAGGAGCAGTCCCGCAGGGCCCATCCGGCGCTCCGCCGCAGCCGGCCGAAGCGCTTGCCCAGCGCGGCTGCCTCGAGGGCGGTGTCGGTCATGAGGGGTCTCCCTGGCTGTGCTTGGTCGAGGCGGGCTGCTTGGCCGAGGCGGACTCTTCGGAGAGCCGAGCCGAGAAGTGCTTGTCGAGTACGGCGGTGAAGAGTGCCGCCACGTCGTCCCGGTCGAGGCCGGAGTCGAGGGCCTTGGCGGTCCAGTCCTCCAGCTCGGTGTGCAGGGGCGAGTCGGCGGGGGCGGCGCCGAGGCCGCGGCGCACGAAGGTGCCGAGCCCGCGGCGGGCCTCGACCAGTCCCTCGCGCTCCAGCTCTCGGTAGGCCTTGAGCACGGTGTTCGGATTGATGGCGGTTGCCTCGACGACCTCACGGGCCGTGGGCAGCTTGTCGCCGGGTTCCAGCAGGCCCAGGCGTAGCGCTTGTTTCGTCTGTTGCACGATCTGCACGTACGTGGCGACGCCGGAGTGCCGGTCGATGCGGTACTCGAGCACCCGTACAACCACCCTTTCACTAATTGAGTAGTGAAAGGGTGGTTCAAAGGTGGCCACAAAGTCAAGCCCGATTCCGTGAACCGATCGGTGGGGCTCGTGCGATGAGGGGGTGTGAGCGAGACGAGAAGCGACGGAGATCTGCTGCGGGCCGCGGCGGACGGGGACCGGCGCGCCTTCGAGGAGCTGTACCGGCGGTTCGCGCCCTGGCTGACCGCGCGACTGCGGGGCCGGTGCGCCGACGCCGGGATAGTCGACGACGTCGTGCAGGAGACGTTCCTCGCGATCTGGCGCGGCACGGCCCGCTACCGGGAGGACGGCGACGTGACCGGGTGGCTGTGGCGGATCGGATCACGGCGACTGGTCGACGCGCTGCGCGGCGACGGGGCGCGGGGCCGGATGCGGCAGGCGCTGGCCCGGCTGCGGCATCGCCACGAGGCGTCCGCGGAGGAGCGCGTGCTCGCGGGGGTGGAGCACGGGGACCTCGCCGGCGCCCTGGTCCGGCTCTCCCCCGAACTCCGCGCGGTCCTCCAGGCGACGGTCATCGACGGACTGACCACCCGCGAGGCCGCCGTCGTCCTGGGAATTCCGCCCGGGACGGTCAAGACGCGGGCGCTGCGGGCCCGCAAGCAACTGCGGGAGGCGCTGGCATGAGCGGGCGGATGGACGGACGGGGACTGCGGGGCCGTGCGAGGACAGCGGAGGTGACGGCATGACGTGGCATGTGGATGCCGAGGATCTACGGGCCTACGCCCAGGGCGAGCTGGCGGCGCCCCGGCTCTGGTCCGCCGACACGCACCTGATGTCCTGCGCGGACTGCCGAGAGGCGCTCGCCTCGGTGAGCGACCCGGTCGCCCTCGACACCGGCTGGGAGCGGCTCGACGCCGAACTCGACGTCCCCCGAAGGGGGCTGTTCGAGGCGCTGCTCGTGCGGCTCGGCGTCGCCGACCATGTCGCGCGGTTGCTCACGGCGACACCCGTGCTGCGCCGCTCATGGCTGGCGGCGGTGGTGTTCCTGCTGCTGACGACCGTGGGCGTGGTCTACACGGCCGACTCGCCGACCCTCTTCCTCGCCCTGGCCCCGCTGCTCCCGCTCGCCGGTGTCGCGCTGTCGTACGGCCCCGCGCTGGACCCGACGTACGAGATGGCGGTCGTCAGCCCGGTGCACGGCTTCCGGCTGCTGATGATCCGCACGGTGGCGGTGCTCGCCGCAGGCCTGGGCCTCAACGGCCTGGCGACTCTCGCCCTCCCCTCCTACGGCCTGCGCGCGCTGGCCTGGCTGCTGCCCGCGCTCGCCCTGACCGCGACCGGCCTCGCGCTCACCCCGCGCCTGGGCCCGGTGCTCGCGCCGTCCCTGGTCGGCGGGGCGTGGATCGCGCTGCTCGTCGCCGCCGACCGGGCCGGCGACGGCCCGCTCGTGCCGTTCACCGCGGCCGGCCAGGGCGCCGCCGCGGCGGTCGCCGCCCTCGCGGTCGGCCTGCTCTTCCTCGTACGCGACCGTTTCGACGTCTTCCACAGGAGTGCCGTATGACACCCACCGTCTCCGCCGAGGGGCTCAGCCTCCATTACGGCGGTACCCGCGCCCTCGACGACGTGTCGCTGCGGCTGACCCGGGGCGTCACCGGGCTGCTCGGCCCCAACGGGGCGGGAAAGACCACCCTGTTGCGGGTGCTGGCCACGGCCGTCCCCGCCGACCGCGGCGCCTTCACGGTGCTGGGGAACGACCCGGGCACCGCGCGCGGCCGGCAGGAGGTCCGGCGGCGGCTCGGCTATCTGCCCCAGACCCCCGGCTTCCACCCGGACTTCACGGCCTTCGAGTTCGTCGACTACGTGGCGATCCTGAAGGAGCTCACCGACCGCGGCGCCCGCCATCGCGAGGTGCGGCGCGTGCTCGACGAGGTCGACCTGGGCGACGTCCGCGCCAAGCGCATCAAGAAGCTGTCCGGCGGCATGCGACAGCGGGTGGCGCTGGCCGCGGCGCTCGTCGGCGACCCCGGTTTCCTCGTCCTGGACGAGCCGACGGTCGGCCTCGACCCCGAACAGCGCATGCGCTTCCGGGAGTTG
This DNA window, taken from Streptomyces sp. NBC_00663, encodes the following:
- a CDS encoding ABC transporter permease; this encodes MTVLTPPTAGSPHLTRWLIRLHRPALLLWTAVVVAVSGVLLWLRGPLANASAAAWRAYDACQQATCAYDQAAIIHYKDIYGYTTYAVLAAPFLVAAWAGAALTGREVETGTARLAWTQSTSPLRWFASRLALPAAVVTAGTGLLVLLHHLAWSAGKGRIGSLKSWYDLPTFYANGPVVVALALAGLVGGALAGLLRRGSLPALVAGLGFTGLLWYAVQLVMPHLWTTSTSVVGLKRFVPTGGGLGVDEGIVTATGAHISNATCANSENDACLAFYDKFDAVGWYRDYHPASHYWPMQLIATGLVLALTALLTLLAFRLLHRETGTRKRTS
- a CDS encoding ABC transporter ATP-binding protein, whose amino-acid sequence is MTDTALEAAALGKRFGRLRRSAGWALRDCSFTLPAGRVCAVVGPNGAGKSTLLALAAGLMAPTEGRLAVLGGPVGEARARVGFVAQDKPLYPQLTVAETLRMGADLNPGRWDTRAAEAIVAGGDLDPKARVRSLSGGQRTRVALALALGKRPELLLLDEPMADLDPLARHELMGVLMSQAAQHGTTIVMSSHVVAELEDSCDHLLLIGGGRVRLAGEIDALLETHARVSTTADTDLAPHTVVESRTTGRQLTALIRPAAPLPTDWRTGTPTLEELVLSYLRNPGAPTPATAVKCREESVA
- a CDS encoding GntR family transcriptional regulator; protein product: MLEYRIDRHSGVATYVQIVQQTKQALRLGLLEPGDKLPTAREVVEATAINPNTVLKAYRELEREGLVEARRGLGTFVRRGLGAAPADSPLHTELEDWTAKALDSGLDRDDVAALFTAVLDKHFSARLSEESASAKQPASTKHSQGDPS
- a CDS encoding RNA polymerase sigma factor, with the translated sequence MSETRSDGDLLRAAADGDRRAFEELYRRFAPWLTARLRGRCADAGIVDDVVQETFLAIWRGTARYREDGDVTGWLWRIGSRRLVDALRGDGARGRMRQALARLRHRHEASAEERVLAGVEHGDLAGALVRLSPELRAVLQATVIDGLTTREAAVVLGIPPGTVKTRALRARKQLREALA
- a CDS encoding zf-HC2 domain-containing protein, encoding MTWHVDAEDLRAYAQGELAAPRLWSADTHLMSCADCREALASVSDPVALDTGWERLDAELDVPRRGLFEALLVRLGVADHVARLLTATPVLRRSWLAAVVFLLLTTVGVVYTADSPTLFLALAPLLPLAGVALSYGPALDPTYEMAVVSPVHGFRLLMIRTVAVLAAGLGLNGLATLALPSYGLRALAWLLPALALTATGLALTPRLGPVLAPSLVGGAWIALLVAADRAGDGPLVPFTAAGQGAAAAVAALAVGLLFLVRDRFDVFHRSAV
- a CDS encoding ABC transporter ATP-binding protein; translation: MTPTVSAEGLSLHYGGTRALDDVSLRLTRGVTGLLGPNGAGKTTLLRVLATAVPADRGAFTVLGNDPGTARGRQEVRRRLGYLPQTPGFHPDFTAFEFVDYVAILKELTDRGARHREVRRVLDEVDLGDVRAKRIKKLSGGMRQRVALAAALVGDPGFLVLDEPTVGLDPEQRMRFRELIARAGEGRTVLLSTHQTEDVAMLCHRVVVMASGRIRFDGTPAELTAVAAGRVWHSAERDPGAKAGWRTGTGSFRNVGSPPAGADLADPTLEDGYLLTLDDAGVEVAAA